In Leptospira sp. WS58.C1, a single genomic region encodes these proteins:
- a CDS encoding RHS repeat-associated core domain-containing protein — translation MRIISALAMPKSLFSFKKKGYFPFIHSKGKSYFGLVLACMLALGAFWSAPKESGVPFPLPEVQVAPDGRAVTSIGIPVPPGPAKFVPSISLSYDSQMGNGFLGMGWSLGGFGQIKRDSTFGSFTYTSADHFISTEDGELEALTVSQGGGYHAKRETFRKYTPIAGCGDVCSWSVKEGNGTTSYYGELNGTSAYNSRVVNASNQANVWGLNRIVDKNGNTIEILYHPQSQTDGVLYPQYIRYNGGASEIEFVWIARADWVRSWIGGSSVTQTRLLDEIITRFQSSETDSWEFSYGTDASNRRILTSIERDKFAPLTLTYNMGTLDLSQTPAVVQRSSAIPINAKLKYSDLGACLSHFTTCAMTMFGANPVAAIMCALGHIQLGNDCADGISSNIGFFGDVNGDKILDYIRIVEYDFERPYIGIGGIAIDNTMLEYRTAKIWVQFGKKDNAGVTSLETAENLTLKTNPFRFTDGTQAFPADVDGNGMADIVFIEDYGSKLKVYLSTGTGFSVQETNVTSTNPKPAGGGAIIKYLSPDRRTYNHLADLNGDGRTDFIQYNPADSKTYVYYSTGTGFDGGRAITGITDYGVTNQMFVDLDGNGIPDFITYDRIDNDTARRMVYTLFGENQTVLYNGSLTLGTEGKFDNFYFSDLNSDGLQDLAVVLPLGDINTSTKGTLKTYYFDSKEFGNPQVFPLYDLRYKEDTNKFKSAVVADPYELDLRRDVGPGDVLYLSGGRLELLFHDNASSYDIDLFLSLENPDPPTDAEGNPIPMQGVGQYDAESILRDIDKDGANDTLWVRVFVDGDAITDITLMIKYSTGPSEPVAYDLDWGKLQSYASMDPNAANWPALSQSTYDSWRMGIFFADYNGDGRNDTIWCDGSNIRVAYSKPNGTGGLSFAQYGDISPIPSSFLNQAADLNGDTRADLISIESALALLEYPANLTHIRSNVPFAGTGNITFTNTPVSLPAGTLASISTSKGTRVDITYDWEAKLPETKIASSVFPSIAFPVPKYVTTKVLQTFPNASQSSTEFTYNQHRFYNGTRNVRRDLGYSSVKQVNKLGNLIINGKEDFYFQGVDFYTDGLVSRTVESSRGQTVRDTTYTCTSNLSFFSTNFGRCTDSVSTVYVNGSPHFTITGSIIYDPYGNVRQRTTTLPGYTLTEDIQYLNDNLLWNLGMEIVFTRRVNGVKVEDRALTYVDNKNISSIQTFPGTTEANYAAYFYDTYGNVIETRDGFNRSTFYEYDTASNSYLIKATNPLLHVTEYVYDIPKGLLLEEKTPNGQSVVREYDDFGRMVQIIQPGETEDWTERYLYEGTGGLNPTLTRVVKDSVNGEVQTKQYFDSMGRVIREETTLSQGKILASLTEYDAYGAVKRKSSPYLQGLTSPIYSEYTYDANGNLIKITNPDGTYSEITAVPDGSNGNLTTTNTMFSAAGVQVSTATVVTDSSKRILSKNSNGLLTSYGYDSAGRQNRITDPAGNLSTLTFYPSGRRRTFTDQNSGTTNYEYDTVGNVTRVRTASGKNIDRTYDALNRLLTVTGGVGTNISYTYDLGTNGIGRLSNVVDPTGSTAFEYSESGDIVRTTKTVDSLTFVLEREYDNLHRPVSTRYPDGSIVRNKYELGGYLSQVAMDVPDWSSLNHPVVSYVGPGFSSDGNLVVTRTTGNGVITEISVDPVHLRTSGYKTTLKNGTVRQSVKVNYDDIGNITKIENLAFPSETQDFTYDTNHRLISATGSFGTENYTYDPSGNMTAKADKTLSYSDANHVNAVTSVTSPSLGTMTYSYDTDGNMVSRNGDTLIYDAYGTLKEVQTYGGQNYKMYTDFTGARVKKRSENDNVDIYTVFGIYELQRVPSQPDKHTLYIHGAKGETVSQLTRTDAVLVAASEPDTGMLYAILPFLKNGGAVLKIGTMETIAVLFSPEMWTKVCMGSLGIILLGWTLFTIFQKVSIREENSWALPFAPILVTAILIQSGCGIIPTGGSGTAPWVAGAAAIAADVPSVNSPNPTAPGGFTNVPVPGMYFYHADQLGSLTLLTDGAGLAASGGEMPGTSNIKYKPYGEIDRANSAGPDISARKYAGQLEDRETGLYFSGARYYDPETGRFLQADSQLNPETMGLNRYMYVNGNPISYRDPGGHNAIVAAFNDLCAAIFGSTKGAQLAFQYYVQQSNDPVLKILAGFYQKVEEKRMIRRMRDTQIFKTVVAAVVAVALIVATWGAATPAVVTAEGVVTGGSLLGNGLASIGLSSGWTSGIVSFAANLGASAAGYAIGSSAGYIVGGYTGTGGRWNESTAIRGAQLGGGIGSAITPFAAGKLGLEFMPKGLSNSTEFKSSNFEYFEQSLGKFGYGMDATISGGMNAGRFLGRTFGEFATKSALNWAATTLLGGFVNFTWSNWDFSGYNLKESMNRRNSEPEFMASGFFKVSGDAWGAIGSGIYAGTGFNEVLNSFFYGL, via the coding sequence ATGCGAATCATCTCAGCTCTAGCTATGCCAAAATCTTTGTTCTCTTTTAAAAAAAAGGGATATTTTCCTTTCATTCATTCAAAAGGTAAATCCTATTTCGGATTAGTTCTAGCTTGTATGCTCGCGTTAGGCGCTTTTTGGAGTGCTCCGAAAGAATCCGGGGTTCCATTTCCTTTGCCGGAAGTCCAGGTTGCCCCGGATGGAAGGGCGGTGACTTCTATCGGGATCCCTGTTCCACCCGGACCGGCAAAATTTGTACCTTCTATTTCACTCTCTTATGATTCTCAAATGGGCAATGGATTTTTAGGAATGGGTTGGAGTTTAGGCGGATTCGGGCAGATCAAAAGGGATTCTACCTTTGGATCCTTTACCTATACCTCTGCGGATCATTTTATTTCCACAGAAGATGGAGAATTAGAGGCATTAACCGTATCACAAGGCGGGGGCTATCACGCTAAAAGAGAAACATTTAGAAAATACACGCCCATTGCAGGATGTGGTGATGTATGCTCTTGGTCCGTCAAAGAAGGGAACGGTACTACCAGTTATTACGGAGAACTTAACGGAACTTCCGCCTATAATTCTAGAGTTGTGAACGCGTCCAACCAAGCAAATGTATGGGGCCTCAACAGGATCGTAGATAAAAATGGAAATACGATCGAAATCTTATATCATCCCCAATCCCAAACGGACGGAGTACTTTATCCTCAATATATAAGGTATAATGGAGGCGCTTCCGAAATCGAATTTGTATGGATAGCTCGTGCAGATTGGGTACGATCCTGGATTGGAGGATCTAGTGTAACCCAAACAAGGCTTTTAGATGAGATAATAACAAGATTCCAAAGTTCGGAAACGGATTCTTGGGAGTTTAGTTATGGAACGGATGCGAGCAATCGTAGGATTTTAACTAGTATAGAAAGAGATAAATTCGCCCCACTTACATTGACGTATAATATGGGAACTCTGGATCTCTCCCAAACCCCTGCCGTTGTACAAAGATCAAGCGCTATCCCAATCAATGCAAAATTAAAATATTCCGATTTAGGTGCCTGCCTTTCACATTTTACCACCTGCGCAATGACAATGTTTGGAGCTAATCCTGTCGCCGCAATCATGTGTGCGTTAGGGCATATACAGCTTGGAAACGATTGTGCAGATGGAATTTCCTCTAATATAGGATTTTTCGGAGATGTGAATGGGGATAAAATTTTAGATTACATTCGAATTGTTGAATATGATTTCGAGAGGCCTTATATTGGGATAGGTGGAATTGCAATAGACAATACAATGTTAGAATACCGCACTGCGAAAATTTGGGTCCAGTTCGGAAAAAAAGATAATGCTGGCGTTACTAGTTTAGAAACCGCAGAAAATTTGACTTTAAAAACCAATCCATTCCGATTTACGGATGGAACCCAGGCCTTCCCAGCAGATGTAGACGGCAATGGAATGGCGGATATCGTATTTATCGAAGACTATGGATCTAAACTAAAAGTATATTTGTCCACAGGTACAGGATTTAGCGTACAAGAAACAAACGTAACCTCCACCAATCCAAAACCTGCAGGAGGAGGAGCGATTATTAAATATCTATCTCCGGACAGAAGAACCTACAATCATCTTGCGGATCTGAACGGGGATGGTCGTACCGATTTTATCCAATACAATCCTGCCGATTCAAAAACTTATGTTTATTATTCTACTGGAACCGGTTTTGACGGAGGAAGAGCAATTACGGGGATTACGGATTACGGAGTCACTAACCAGATGTTTGTAGATTTGGACGGAAACGGGATCCCTGATTTTATCACCTATGATCGGATAGATAACGATACTGCACGAAGGATGGTATATACATTATTCGGAGAAAACCAAACCGTATTGTATAACGGTAGCCTTACCTTAGGAACGGAAGGTAAGTTCGATAATTTCTACTTCTCCGATCTGAATTCCGACGGCCTCCAGGATTTAGCCGTTGTTCTTCCTCTGGGAGATATTAATACCTCCACAAAGGGAACATTAAAAACTTATTATTTTGATAGTAAAGAATTCGGAAATCCGCAGGTCTTTCCGCTCTATGATCTAAGATACAAAGAAGATACAAATAAATTTAAATCGGCAGTAGTTGCAGATCCTTACGAATTGGACTTACGCAGGGATGTGGGTCCGGGAGACGTTCTGTATCTTTCAGGAGGTCGATTAGAATTATTATTTCATGATAATGCTTCTTCCTATGATATCGATCTTTTCCTTTCTCTTGAAAATCCGGATCCGCCCACTGATGCGGAGGGGAATCCCATACCGATGCAAGGAGTGGGTCAATATGATGCCGAGTCGATCCTTAGAGATATAGATAAGGATGGTGCGAATGATACACTTTGGGTGCGAGTATTCGTAGATGGAGACGCTATTACGGATATTACCCTAATGATCAAATATTCCACAGGACCTTCCGAGCCGGTAGCTTACGATCTAGACTGGGGAAAATTACAATCGTATGCTTCTATGGATCCGAACGCTGCGAATTGGCCGGCACTTAGCCAGTCTACTTACGACTCTTGGAGAATGGGAATTTTCTTCGCTGATTATAACGGTGACGGAAGAAACGACACAATCTGGTGCGACGGTTCTAATATTCGTGTAGCTTATTCTAAACCGAATGGGACGGGAGGACTTTCCTTTGCACAATACGGAGATATTTCCCCAATTCCTTCTTCGTTCCTAAACCAAGCAGCGGATTTAAACGGAGACACAAGAGCTGATTTGATCTCGATAGAATCTGCCTTAGCGCTCTTGGAATATCCGGCGAACCTCACACATATCAGAAGTAATGTTCCGTTCGCAGGAACCGGAAATATTACATTCACAAATACACCCGTCTCCCTTCCTGCGGGGACCCTAGCTTCGATTTCCACGTCCAAGGGAACTAGAGTGGATATCACATACGATTGGGAAGCAAAACTTCCGGAAACGAAGATCGCTAGTTCGGTTTTCCCATCCATTGCCTTCCCCGTACCTAAATATGTAACAACAAAAGTGCTGCAGACATTCCCTAATGCGAGTCAATCCAGTACAGAGTTTACCTATAACCAACACAGATTTTACAACGGAACCAGAAACGTTAGACGTGACCTTGGATATTCGAGCGTAAAACAAGTAAATAAGCTTGGAAATCTAATTATCAACGGAAAAGAAGACTTTTATTTCCAAGGAGTCGATTTTTACACGGATGGACTTGTTTCCAGAACAGTGGAATCTTCCAGAGGACAAACAGTAAGAGATACCACTTATACTTGTACTTCAAATCTTTCTTTCTTCTCTACTAATTTCGGAAGATGTACGGATTCCGTATCAACCGTGTACGTAAACGGAAGCCCTCATTTTACTATTACCGGATCCATTATATACGATCCATATGGAAACGTAAGACAAAGAACTACCACATTGCCTGGTTATACTCTTACAGAAGATATCCAATACTTAAACGATAACCTTCTTTGGAATCTCGGAATGGAGATCGTTTTCACTAGAAGAGTAAACGGAGTAAAAGTGGAAGATCGGGCCCTCACATACGTGGATAATAAGAATATAAGCTCAATCCAAACCTTTCCGGGAACTACTGAAGCAAACTACGCCGCATATTTCTATGATACTTACGGAAATGTAATAGAGACCAGAGACGGATTCAATCGAAGTACTTTTTACGAGTATGATACTGCTTCCAATAGTTATTTGATCAAAGCGACAAATCCACTTCTTCATGTCACCGAATACGTCTATGATATTCCGAAGGGACTTCTTCTGGAGGAAAAAACTCCGAATGGACAATCAGTAGTCCGAGAATACGACGATTTTGGAAGGATGGTTCAGATCATCCAACCGGGTGAGACGGAAGATTGGACAGAAAGATATTTATATGAAGGAACCGGAGGACTGAACCCTACTTTGACCCGAGTCGTAAAAGACAGTGTGAACGGAGAAGTACAGACCAAACAATATTTCGATTCTATGGGAAGAGTAATACGCGAAGAGACGACTCTATCTCAAGGAAAAATTCTCGCAAGTTTAACGGAATACGATGCTTATGGTGCAGTAAAAAGAAAATCTTCTCCCTATCTGCAAGGTCTCACTAGTCCCATCTACTCGGAATATACGTATGACGCGAACGGAAATTTGATCAAAATCACGAATCCGGACGGTACTTATTCCGAAATCACCGCAGTACCTGACGGGAGTAATGGAAATCTAACGACTACGAATACTATGTTCTCCGCCGCAGGAGTGCAGGTTTCCACCGCTACAGTGGTAACTGATTCGAGTAAGAGGATACTTTCTAAGAATTCGAACGGGCTTTTGACAAGTTACGGTTACGATTCTGCAGGAAGACAAAATCGTATCACGGACCCGGCCGGTAATCTATCCACGCTTACCTTCTATCCTTCCGGAAGACGAAGAACGTTTACGGACCAAAATTCGGGCACTACGAATTATGAATATGATACTGTTGGAAATGTTACTAGAGTTAGAACAGCTTCTGGAAAAAATATAGATCGTACTTACGATGCATTGAATCGACTTTTAACCGTTACCGGGGGAGTCGGAACAAATATCAGCTATACTTACGATTTAGGAACAAACGGAATCGGGAGACTTTCCAATGTAGTCGACCCTACCGGAAGTACTGCATTCGAATATTCCGAATCGGGTGATATCGTACGAACCACGAAGACGGTGGACTCTCTTACTTTCGTATTAGAAAGAGAATATGATAATCTTCACAGGCCTGTTTCCACTCGTTACCCGGATGGTTCCATTGTTCGGAATAAGTATGAGCTCGGTGGATATTTATCCCAAGTGGCAATGGATGTTCCGGACTGGAGCAGTTTAAATCACCCGGTAGTTTCCTATGTGGGACCTGGGTTCAGTTCCGATGGAAATTTAGTAGTAACAAGAACGACCGGAAACGGAGTAATCACCGAAATTTCGGTAGATCCTGTCCATCTCAGAACTTCGGGATATAAAACTACTCTAAAAAACGGCACAGTTCGCCAATCCGTTAAAGTAAACTACGACGATATCGGAAATATTACAAAAATTGAAAACTTGGCCTTCCCATCCGAAACCCAAGATTTCACATACGATACTAATCACAGACTTATTTCCGCTACCGGAAGTTTTGGAACGGAAAATTATACTTACGATCCTTCCGGAAACATGACCGCAAAAGCGGATAAAACATTATCTTACTCCGATGCGAACCATGTAAACGCAGTCACTTCGGTCACTTCCCCTTCACTTGGAACTATGACGTACTCCTACGACACGGACGGAAACATGGTGTCAAGAAACGGGGATACTCTTATCTACGATGCGTATGGAACCTTAAAAGAGGTACAAACCTATGGAGGTCAGAATTATAAGATGTATACTGACTTCACGGGAGCTCGTGTTAAAAAAAGAAGCGAAAACGACAATGTGGATATATATACGGTATTCGGGATCTATGAATTACAGAGAGTCCCAAGCCAACCGGATAAACATACTCTTTATATACATGGAGCGAAAGGAGAAACTGTTTCACAGCTAACTCGCACGGATGCGGTACTTGTAGCCGCAAGCGAACCTGACACCGGCATGTTATACGCCATTCTCCCATTTTTGAAAAATGGAGGAGCTGTACTTAAGATTGGAACGATGGAAACCATTGCAGTTTTATTCTCCCCTGAAATGTGGACAAAGGTATGTATGGGAAGTCTAGGAATCATCCTCCTAGGTTGGACCTTATTTACTATTTTCCAAAAAGTATCCATACGAGAGGAAAACTCTTGGGCATTACCATTCGCTCCAATCCTTGTTACTGCGATACTCATCCAAAGCGGTTGCGGAATTATACCTACCGGAGGATCAGGGACAGCTCCTTGGGTTGCGGGAGCCGCTGCAATTGCGGCTGATGTACCAAGTGTAAATTCGCCAAATCCGACTGCACCCGGAGGATTTACAAACGTTCCTGTACCAGGCATGTATTTCTATCATGCGGACCAATTGGGAAGTTTAACGCTGCTCACTGACGGAGCAGGGCTTGCTGCGAGCGGTGGGGAAATGCCTGGAACAAGTAATATTAAATACAAACCGTACGGTGAAATTGATAGAGCGAACTCGGCTGGACCGGATATATCCGCTAGAAAATATGCGGGGCAACTAGAGGACCGAGAGACGGGTCTCTATTTCTCAGGCGCAAGATATTACGATCCGGAAACAGGAAGATTCTTACAAGCGGATAGTCAACTGAATCCGGAAACGATGGGACTCAACCGTTACATGTATGTGAACGGGAACCCAATCTCCTACCGAGATCCAGGCGGGCATAACGCAATAGTAGCCGCATTCAATGATCTATGTGCTGCCATTTTCGGAAGCACAAAAGGTGCTCAACTTGCATTCCAATACTACGTGCAACAATCCAATGATCCTGTTCTGAAGATCCTTGCAGGTTTCTATCAAAAAGTAGAAGAAAAAAGAATGATCCGCAGAATGAGAGACACGCAGATCTTTAAGACGGTAGTTGCAGCGGTTGTGGCTGTGGCTTTAATCGTAGCGACATGGGGAGCAGCAACTCCTGCTGTCGTTACAGCTGAAGGAGTCGTCACAGGGGGTTCATTGCTTGGAAATGGACTCGCCTCGATTGGATTATCTTCAGGTTGGACTTCAGGAATCGTTTCTTTTGCAGCCAACCTAGGGGCGTCTGCGGCTGGGTACGCTATTGGGTCCTCTGCAGGATATATTGTAGGGGGATATACTGGAACTGGAGGACGTTGGAATGAATCTACAGCCATTCGAGGAGCACAGCTTGGGGGAGGAATTGGATCTGCAATTACACCATTCGCAGCAGGGAAGCTCGGATTGGAGTTTATGCCAAAAGGTTTATCAAATTCCACTGAATTCAAATCGAGCAATTTTGAATATTTTGAACAATCGTTAGGAAAATTCGGCTACGGAATGGATGCAACAATTTCCGGTGGAATGAATGCTGGAAGGTTTTTAGGAAGAACGTTCGGAGAATTTGCCACCAAGTCTGCATTAAATTGGGCGGCAACAACTCTTCTCGGAGGATTTGTAAATTTTACATGGAGCAACTGGGACTTTAGTGGGTACAATTTAAAAGAATCCATGAATCGTAGAAACTCAGAACCTGAATTTATGGCGAGCGGCTTTTTTAAAGTAAGCGGGGATGCTTGGGGGGCAATTGGATCAGGAATTTACGCCGGAACCGGTTTCAATGAAGTTTTGAATTCATTCTTTTATGGTTTGTAA